One Allostreptomyces psammosilenae DNA segment encodes these proteins:
- a CDS encoding TIGR04222 domain-containing membrane protein, producing MGEPWGLTGADFLTLYSGLLIICVTGVMARRRRVLEHYQLTSGPQRQLDVYELAYLAGGPARVVDTAASALVAEGRLRARRDGRLARVSGAGGGYGHDVERLVHDNLLPHTATSLQRVRERAVADPRMVAIRDRLRRDGLLVTEHQITQVRRPVLALGIPLTLGIVRLVNAARLGYPVTQLAVVLSLTVLLAALLWWPPHYTEHGRDLLRRLREAGPAERAPRAVALPGGGGPGGGRSGGPGGAAGVGPGFEVAAVALFGAAAITEAGLRGALFPAGRKPDTGGDGGGNGSGADGVCGGDGGCGGACGGCGGCGG from the coding sequence ATGGGTGAGCCGTGGGGCCTGACGGGGGCCGATTTCCTGACGTTGTACAGCGGGCTGCTGATCATCTGTGTGACGGGTGTGATGGCCCGTCGGCGTCGCGTCCTGGAGCACTACCAGCTGACCTCCGGGCCGCAACGCCAGCTCGACGTGTACGAGCTGGCGTACCTCGCCGGCGGGCCCGCCCGGGTCGTGGACACGGCCGCCTCCGCGCTGGTCGCGGAGGGGCGGTTACGCGCCCGGCGGGACGGCCGGCTGGCCAGGGTCAGCGGCGCCGGCGGCGGGTACGGGCACGACGTCGAGCGCCTGGTGCACGACAACCTGCTGCCGCACACCGCCACCTCCCTCCAGCGCGTCCGGGAGCGGGCCGTGGCGGACCCGCGGATGGTCGCCATCCGTGACCGGCTGCGCCGGGACGGACTGCTCGTCACCGAACACCAGATCACCCAGGTGCGCCGGCCGGTGCTGGCCCTCGGCATCCCGCTGACCCTCGGCATCGTCCGGCTGGTCAACGCCGCCCGGCTCGGCTACCCGGTCACCCAGCTCGCCGTGGTGCTCTCCCTCACCGTCCTGCTCGCCGCCCTGCTGTGGTGGCCGCCGCACTACACCGAGCACGGGCGTGACCTGCTGCGACGGCTGCGCGAGGCGGGCCCGGCGGAGCGGGCGCCGCGGGCCGTGGCCTTACCCGGGGGCGGTGGCCCGGGCGGTGGCCGCAGCGGTGGCCCGGGCGGTGCGGCGGGCGTGGGCCCGGGGTTCGAGGTCGCGGCGGTGGCGCTGTTCGGGGCCGCCGCCATCACGGAGGCCGGCCTGCGCGGCGCGCTCTTCCCGGCCGGCCGGAAGCCGGACACGGGGGGTGACGGCGGCGGGAACGGCTCGGGCGCCGACGGCGTCTGTGGGGGTGACGGCGGCTGCGGCGGGGCCTGCGGCGGCTGCGGCGGCTGCGGCGGCTGA
- a CDS encoding TIGR04222 domain-containing membrane protein: protein MNDEPWGISGPTFLLLYIALYAACLVAVVLLRRRALAGDGSASGAARTRRDRDPYQVAYLCGGPERVVATAAASLVAQQRVRAARGGRLTAVKGASSPSHEVERLLRESLSEHQETPLRMVRLEFRGHPRIRAIRDDLVSDGLIPTDHQVAQARRAALLLLVPLVVGIARLVNGIRLDRPVGFLIALLVLSLVVGALLWHVPPLSRQGYAELRRLRQATPLRRGQSGSDVDLAMVAVWGGLAISDTALRGALFPSSSSGGGGDGGGGGGGGGDGGGGGGCGGGGGCGG from the coding sequence GTGAACGACGAACCGTGGGGCATCTCCGGCCCCACCTTCCTGCTGCTGTACATCGCCCTGTACGCCGCCTGCCTGGTGGCGGTCGTGCTGCTCCGGCGCCGGGCGCTCGCCGGCGACGGATCGGCCTCCGGCGCGGCGCGGACGCGTCGGGACCGCGACCCGTACCAGGTCGCCTACCTCTGCGGTGGGCCGGAACGGGTGGTCGCCACGGCGGCGGCCTCGCTGGTCGCCCAACAGCGGGTGCGGGCCGCGCGCGGCGGCAGGCTCACCGCCGTCAAGGGCGCGTCCTCCCCCTCACACGAGGTGGAACGGCTGCTGAGGGAGAGCCTCAGCGAACACCAGGAGACCCCGCTGCGGATGGTCCGCCTGGAGTTCCGCGGCCACCCCAGGATCCGGGCCATCCGGGACGACCTCGTCTCCGACGGGCTGATCCCCACGGACCACCAGGTCGCCCAGGCCCGACGGGCGGCGCTGCTGCTGCTCGTCCCGCTGGTCGTCGGCATCGCGCGCCTGGTGAACGGGATCCGCCTGGACCGCCCGGTCGGCTTCCTGATCGCCCTGCTCGTCCTCAGCCTGGTCGTCGGCGCCCTGCTGTGGCACGTGCCGCCGCTCAGCCGGCAGGGGTACGCCGAGCTTCGACGGCTGCGGCAGGCCACCCCGCTGCGCCGCGGACAGTCGGGTTCGGACGTCGACCTCGCCATGGTGGCCGTCTGGGGTGGCCTCGCGATCAGCGACACCGCCCTGCGCGGCGCGCTCTTCCCCAGCTCCTCCAGCGGTGGTGGCGGTGACGGTGGTGGCGGTGGTGGCGGCGGCGGTGACGGCGGTGGCGGAGGCGGCTGCGGCGGCGGAGGCGGGTGCGGCGGATGA
- a CDS encoding FG-GAP repeat domain-containing protein gives MSSGTRPPARSARRAARLLATCSALVASAVLSTAVPAPPAVAAPAASTAAAVAPRNDFNGDGRSDLVLFRPVRPYSGSRMPEVLASLPSGEMYLWGLDVLGESAPPDWKDLIAPGDVTGDGSSDLLGLTATGSLRLFDTRAENDFLSSYWRGIGWQMFNKVLGPGDVTGDGLADLLARTPGGDLYLYVATGDRTNPFAPRVRVGGGWQGYDQLVGLGDINRDGLGDVAARTPAGDLYLYHGTGSATAPLALRRLHGPGWGGYTQLIGVGDYTGDGVADLLARTTNQYRDPVLHLHRGNGSGGFLARTSGPDAGWHIGFSYAGAGGNGYHGRTDYYHRTSTGQLYHHRVFDGAFVSPRLVDTPTGGTLVYANALTEHSPGDLLRRDTSGVLYNGSTRIGPGWNMFNAIVGPGDLTGDGKGDLVARTPAGELYLYAGNGSGAGFATRRLIGPGWQAYNRLLGGGDITGDGRADLLARTPAGDLYLYRGTGSASAPFQTRVRLGGGWSAFRDLVSPGDINGDGYADLLASDNELMRVYFADRRGSLWRDSTTSSSPDVGLY, from the coding sequence ATGTCTTCCGGCACGCGTCCGCCCGCACGCTCCGCGCGTCGTGCGGCGCGCCTCCTCGCGACCTGCTCCGCCCTGGTCGCCTCCGCCGTGCTGTCCACCGCCGTGCCGGCTCCGCCCGCCGTGGCGGCCCCGGCGGCGTCGACGGCCGCCGCCGTCGCGCCACGCAACGACTTTAACGGGGACGGGCGCTCCGACCTCGTGCTGTTCCGCCCGGTCCGGCCGTACAGCGGCAGCCGCATGCCGGAGGTGCTGGCCAGCCTGCCCTCGGGAGAGATGTACCTGTGGGGCCTGGACGTCCTCGGTGAGAGCGCCCCGCCCGACTGGAAGGACCTCATCGCCCCCGGCGACGTCACCGGGGACGGCTCCAGCGACCTCCTGGGGCTCACCGCCACCGGCTCGCTGCGCCTGTTCGACACTCGGGCGGAGAACGACTTCCTGTCCTCCTACTGGAGGGGGATCGGCTGGCAGATGTTCAACAAGGTCCTCGGGCCCGGCGACGTCACCGGCGACGGCCTCGCCGACCTGCTGGCCCGGACTCCCGGCGGGGACCTCTACCTCTACGTGGCGACCGGTGACCGGACCAACCCGTTCGCCCCGCGCGTCCGGGTCGGCGGCGGCTGGCAGGGCTACGACCAACTCGTCGGCCTCGGCGACATCAACCGCGACGGCCTCGGCGACGTCGCCGCCCGCACCCCCGCCGGCGACCTGTACCTCTACCACGGCACCGGTTCCGCCACCGCGCCACTGGCCCTCCGGCGGCTGCACGGCCCCGGGTGGGGCGGCTACACCCAGCTGATCGGGGTGGGCGATTACACCGGCGACGGCGTCGCCGACCTGCTCGCCCGCACCACCAACCAGTACCGCGACCCGGTGCTGCACCTGCACCGGGGCAACGGCTCCGGCGGCTTCCTGGCCCGCACGAGCGGCCCCGACGCCGGCTGGCACATCGGCTTCTCCTACGCCGGTGCCGGCGGCAACGGCTACCACGGCCGCACCGACTACTACCACCGCACCTCGACCGGGCAGCTCTACCACCACCGGGTGTTCGACGGCGCCTTCGTCTCCCCCCGCCTCGTCGACACCCCGACCGGCGGCACCCTGGTGTACGCCAACGCCCTGACCGAGCACTCCCCCGGCGACCTGCTCCGCCGTGACACCAGCGGTGTGCTCTACAACGGCAGCACGCGCATCGGCCCCGGCTGGAACATGTTCAACGCCATCGTCGGCCCGGGCGACCTCACCGGCGACGGCAAGGGCGACCTGGTCGCCCGGACCCCCGCCGGGGAGCTGTACCTGTACGCGGGCAACGGCAGCGGCGCCGGCTTCGCGACGCGCCGGCTTATCGGCCCCGGCTGGCAGGCGTACAACCGCCTGCTGGGCGGCGGGGACATCACCGGTGACGGCCGCGCCGACCTGCTCGCCCGCACGCCCGCCGGCGACCTCTACCTCTACAGGGGCACCGGCAGCGCGAGCGCGCCGTTCCAGACCCGGGTGCGGCTCGGCGGCGGCTGGTCCGCCTTCCGGGACCTCGTCTCCCCGGGGGACATCAACGGCGACGGCTACGCCGATCTGCTGGCCAGCGACAACGAGTTGATGCGGGTCTACTTCGCCGACCGCCGGGGCAGCCTGTGGCGCGACAGCACCACGTCCTCCTCCCCCGACGTCGGCCTGTACTGA
- a CDS encoding SAM-dependent methyltransferase: MAADGPIDLRTDVPHSARMYNYFLGGKDNFPADREAAEKVLAIAPSIRTGAIANRRFLGSAVTYLVREAGIRQFLDIGTGIPTEDNTHEVAQSLAPDARIVYVDNDPIVLAHARALLKSSPEGRTAYIDADLRDPRSILDHPDLRATLDLTQPVALMFIATLHFVPDEEAYPVVQTLMDALPSGSHLVISHATADFPSTAFQEIVKVYTASGITLVTRTKAEVERFYTGMELAGEGVSPYWPYPEGAERPREEDLGGYIAVGRKP, translated from the coding sequence ATGGCCGCCGACGGACCGATCGACCTGCGTACCGACGTGCCGCACTCGGCACGCATGTACAACTACTTCCTCGGAGGCAAGGACAACTTCCCCGCGGACCGCGAGGCGGCCGAGAAGGTCCTGGCCATCGCCCCGTCGATCCGCACCGGCGCGATCGCCAACCGCCGCTTCCTGGGTTCCGCCGTCACCTACCTGGTGCGCGAGGCGGGCATACGCCAGTTCCTGGACATCGGCACCGGCATCCCCACCGAGGACAACACCCACGAGGTGGCCCAGTCCCTCGCCCCGGACGCCCGGATCGTGTACGTCGACAACGACCCGATCGTCCTGGCGCACGCCCGCGCCCTGCTGAAGTCCAGCCCCGAGGGCCGCACCGCCTACATCGACGCCGACCTGCGCGACCCGCGCTCCATCCTGGACCACCCGGACCTGCGCGCCACGCTGGACCTCACCCAGCCGGTCGCCCTGATGTTCATCGCCACCCTGCACTTCGTCCCGGACGAGGAGGCCTACCCGGTCGTCCAGACCCTGATGGACGCCCTGCCCTCCGGCAGCCACCTGGTCATCTCCCACGCGACCGCCGACTTCCCCTCCACCGCCTTCCAGGAGATCGTCAAGGTCTACACCGCCTCCGGCATCACCCTGGTCACCCGCACCAAGGCCGAGGTGGAGCGCTTCTACACCGGCATGGAGCTGGCCGGCGAGGGCGTCTCCCCCTACTGGCCGTACCCGGAGGGCGCCGAGCGCCCCCGCGAGGAGGACCTCGGCGGCTACATCGCCGTCGGCCGCAAGCCGTAG
- a CDS encoding serine hydroxymethyltransferase, whose translation MTSTNPAVPAPRHAAVAATDPEIAALIGAEERLQADTLRMIASENYVSQAVLEATGTVLQNKYSEGYPGRRYYEGQQNIDPVEELARQRAKELFGVDHANVQPYSGSPANLAVYLAFLQPGDTVMGMSLPMGGHLTHGWGVSATGTWFRGVGYGVRRETGRVDLDEVRDLALRERPKLIFCGGTAVPRTIDFAGFAEIAREVGAVLVADVAHIAGLIAGGAHPSPVPHADVVSTTTHKTLRGPRGAMLMCREEHAKAIDRAVFPGLQGGPHNHTTAAIAVALKEAATEDFRAYAHQVVANARALGEQLAARGFDLVSGGTDNHLLLIDLTSKEIGGKPVAQALDRAGIVVNYNSVPFDQRKPFDPSGLRLGTPALTSRGLPAERMATVAEWIDRVVTAARTGDEDTVVKVRAEVAELMTEYPAPGLPV comes from the coding sequence ATGACGTCCACCAATCCCGCCGTCCCCGCCCCGCGGCACGCCGCCGTCGCGGCCACCGACCCGGAGATCGCCGCGCTGATCGGCGCCGAGGAGCGCCTCCAGGCCGACACGTTGCGGATGATCGCCTCGGAGAACTACGTCTCCCAGGCGGTGCTGGAGGCCACCGGCACCGTGCTGCAGAACAAGTACTCCGAGGGCTACCCGGGCCGCCGCTACTACGAGGGCCAGCAGAACATCGACCCGGTGGAGGAGCTCGCCCGGCAGCGCGCCAAGGAGCTCTTCGGCGTCGACCACGCCAACGTGCAGCCGTACTCCGGCTCGCCCGCCAACCTCGCCGTGTACCTCGCCTTCCTCCAGCCCGGCGACACCGTGATGGGCATGTCGCTGCCGATGGGCGGCCACCTCACCCACGGCTGGGGCGTCTCCGCCACCGGCACCTGGTTCCGCGGCGTCGGCTACGGCGTGCGCCGGGAGACCGGCCGGGTGGACCTCGACGAGGTGCGCGACCTGGCGCTGCGCGAGCGCCCCAAGCTGATCTTCTGCGGCGGCACCGCCGTGCCCCGCACCATCGACTTCGCCGGCTTCGCGGAGATCGCCCGCGAGGTCGGGGCCGTGCTGGTCGCCGACGTCGCCCACATCGCCGGCCTGATCGCCGGCGGCGCCCACCCCTCGCCGGTGCCGCACGCCGACGTCGTCTCCACCACCACCCACAAGACGCTCCGCGGCCCGCGCGGCGCCATGCTGATGTGCCGCGAGGAGCACGCCAAGGCCATCGACCGGGCCGTGTTCCCCGGCCTCCAGGGCGGCCCGCACAACCACACCACGGCGGCCATCGCGGTGGCCCTGAAGGAGGCGGCGACCGAGGACTTCCGCGCCTACGCGCACCAGGTGGTGGCCAACGCCCGCGCGCTCGGCGAGCAGCTGGCGGCGCGCGGCTTCGACCTGGTCTCCGGCGGCACCGACAACCACCTGCTGCTGATCGACCTCACCTCCAAGGAGATCGGCGGCAAGCCGGTCGCCCAGGCGCTGGACCGGGCCGGCATCGTGGTGAACTACAACTCCGTGCCGTTCGACCAGCGCAAGCCGTTCGACCCCTCCGGCCTGCGCCTGGGCACCCCGGCGCTCACCTCGCGCGGCCTGCCCGCCGAGCGGATGGCGACGGTGGCCGAGTGGATCGACCGGGTGGTCACCGCCGCCCGCACCGGCGACGAGGACACCGTCGTCAAGGTGCGCGCCGAGGTCGCCGAGCTGATGACCGAGTACCCGGCGCCCGGATTGCCGGTCTGA
- a CDS encoding SAM-dependent methyltransferase, which produces MTLGTDAPHPARMGNYFLGGKDYFPADRDAAIGVLGAVPFMRSALLEHRGFVGRVVEYLAGEVGIRQFLDVGTGMPTHCNTHEVAQAIAPDARVVYVDNDPLVLAHARALLKSSPEGATVYVEADALDTEALLRHPVLNDTIDLRRPVGLLVTGLLHYFPGPSAYRLVEGLKAALAPGSHLAVSHATGDYTPPMVADRVGTVYRASGIPVTGRSRAEVARFFTGMELVEPGVVPEAQWRPASLEPPQEGHWHVSYGALGRRGH; this is translated from the coding sequence ATGACGCTCGGGACGGACGCCCCGCATCCGGCGCGCATGGGGAACTACTTCCTCGGCGGCAAGGACTACTTCCCGGCCGACCGCGACGCCGCCATCGGCGTGCTCGGCGCGGTGCCGTTCATGCGCTCCGCCCTGCTGGAGCACCGCGGGTTCGTGGGACGGGTGGTGGAGTACCTCGCCGGCGAGGTGGGCATCCGGCAGTTCCTCGACGTCGGCACCGGGATGCCCACCCACTGCAACACCCACGAGGTGGCCCAGGCGATCGCGCCCGACGCCCGGGTGGTGTACGTCGACAACGACCCGCTCGTCCTGGCGCACGCCCGCGCCCTGCTCAAGAGCAGCCCGGAGGGGGCCACCGTCTACGTGGAGGCCGACGCGCTGGACACCGAGGCGCTGCTGCGGCACCCCGTGCTGAACGACACCATCGACCTGCGCCGGCCGGTCGGCCTGCTGGTCACCGGCCTGCTGCACTACTTCCCCGGGCCGTCGGCGTACCGGTTGGTGGAGGGGCTGAAGGCGGCGCTGGCGCCCGGCAGCCACCTGGCGGTCTCGCACGCCACCGGGGACTACACCCCGCCGATGGTCGCCGACCGGGTCGGCACGGTGTACCGGGCGTCCGGCATCCCGGTGACCGGCCGGTCCCGGGCGGAGGTGGCCCGCTTCTTCACCGGCATGGAGCTGGTCGAGCCGGGCGTGGTCCCGGAGGCCCAGTGGCGCCCGGCCAGCCTGGAGCCCCCGCAGGAGGGCCACTGGCACGTCTCCTACGGCGCCCTGGGCCGCCGGGGCCACTGA
- a CDS encoding GNAT family N-acetyltransferase yields the protein MGLTARVLSADDIDETFARRWDALSAARPLQADFFDSHVWYASWSEGPGPEVAPSRIRIAAVLDGSRPVAVLPLVQDGSVVRTAGWDRPGRVRSRIAVGTDHPLGEVLDHLARAVTATGARRVALYRLPVRDPATRAFVRALRDNGFAVALRHHGCDMVTPVDGPWASHRERLRGFDGYARRFENRLVASWGVELEVYGGPFGKPLADGLPAYRELHARSWQGVADPRLRHEESDFMRRADRNGWARLFLLRVAGMPVAAQTWVRLGDVAVWRTTAYDRSLPGLGAGTVVQWSAQRQLFAETPPRLLDFIPGITPEKERLATERPQLLDVDAQLGGVLARPVVWGRAGAARAARWLRPRRRAAVRRLHAYRRRVDPRPALGRWGRQVVGRVGAAVPGALLPRPLRRSVGLEGGGPEELTGWQQVALLAGSVDPHGVPGLPAPRPVRPSAPLVRYLALAAGEPGPEAVRRSWGPRDRWLLLGESDAPTAVVRVDGTTVREVVRVAPSLPLAVVARTLRAAGLDGDAATQVRTAPLPWPRNA from the coding sequence ATGGGGTTGACCGCGCGGGTACTGTCCGCCGACGACATCGACGAGACCTTCGCCCGGCGCTGGGACGCGCTCAGCGCGGCGCGGCCACTTCAGGCCGACTTCTTCGACTCCCACGTGTGGTACGCCTCCTGGTCCGAGGGCCCCGGGCCCGAGGTCGCGCCCTCCCGCATCCGGATAGCGGCGGTGCTGGACGGCAGCCGTCCGGTCGCCGTGCTCCCGCTGGTGCAGGACGGCTCCGTGGTGCGCACGGCCGGCTGGGACCGCCCCGGCCGGGTGCGCTCCCGCATCGCGGTGGGCACCGACCACCCGCTCGGCGAGGTGCTGGACCACCTGGCCCGCGCGGTGACCGCCACCGGCGCCCGCCGGGTCGCGCTGTACCGGCTGCCGGTCCGCGACCCGGCCACCCGGGCCTTCGTGCGGGCGCTGCGGGACAACGGCTTCGCCGTCGCCCTGCGCCACCACGGCTGCGACATGGTCACCCCGGTCGACGGCCCCTGGGCGTCGCACCGGGAGCGGCTGCGCGGCTTCGACGGCTACGCCCGCCGCTTCGAGAACCGCCTGGTCGCCTCCTGGGGGGTGGAGCTGGAGGTGTACGGCGGCCCGTTCGGCAAGCCGCTGGCGGACGGCCTGCCGGCCTACCGGGAGCTGCACGCCCGCAGCTGGCAGGGGGTGGCCGATCCGCGCCTGCGGCACGAGGAGTCCGACTTCATGCGGCGCGCCGACCGCAACGGCTGGGCGCGGCTGTTCCTGCTGCGGGTCGCCGGCATGCCGGTGGCGGCGCAGACCTGGGTGCGGCTGGGGGACGTCGCGGTGTGGCGCACCACCGCCTACGACCGCAGCCTGCCCGGCCTCGGCGCCGGCACGGTGGTGCAGTGGTCGGCGCAGCGGCAGCTGTTCGCGGAGACGCCGCCGCGGCTGCTCGACTTCATCCCGGGGATCACCCCGGAGAAGGAGCGGCTGGCCACCGAACGGCCGCAGCTGCTGGACGTGGACGCCCAACTCGGTGGGGTGCTGGCCCGTCCGGTGGTGTGGGGGCGGGCGGGCGCGGCGCGGGCGGCGCGCTGGCTGCGGCCGCGCCGGCGGGCGGCCGTGCGCCGGCTGCACGCCTACCGGCGGCGGGTGGATCCGCGGCCGGCGCTCGGGCGGTGGGGGCGTCAGGTCGTCGGGCGGGTGGGCGCCGCGGTGCCGGGGGCGCTGCTGCCGCGTCCGCTGCGGCGTTCGGTGGGCCTGGAGGGGGGCGGCCCGGAGGAGCTGACCGGCTGGCAGCAGGTCGCGCTGCTCGCCGGCTCGGTCGACCCGCACGGCGTGCCGGGGTTGCCGGCGCCGCGGCCGGTGCGGCCGAGCGCGCCGCTGGTGCGCTACCTGGCGCTGGCCGCGGGCGAGCCGGGGCCGGAGGCGGTGCGGCGTTCGTGGGGGCCGCGGGACCGCTGGCTGCTGCTGGGGGAGTCGGACGCGCCGACGGCGGTGGTCCGGGTGGACGGCACGACGGTGCGGGAGGTGGTGCGGGTGGCGCCCTCGCTGCCGCTGGCGGTGGTGGCCCGGACGCTGCGGGCGGCGGGGCTCGACGGCGACGCGGCCACGCAGGTGCGCACGGCGCCGCTGCCCTGGCCGCGCAACGCCTGA
- the sucC gene encoding ADP-forming succinate--CoA ligase subunit beta, translating into MDLFEYQARDIFAKHGVPVLAGEVIETPEAAREAAERLGGRAVVKAQVKTGGRGKAGGVKLAADPDDAVVKAGQILGMDIKGHTVHKVMLAQTADIAEEYYVSFLLDRTNRTFLAMASVEGGMEIEEVAATKPEALAKVPVDANEGVTEAKAREIVKAARFPEEVAEQVAQTLVTLWDVFVKEDATLVEVNPLVKTGDGKIIALDGKVTLDANADFRHADHAELEDKAAADPLEAAAKAKDLNYVKLDGEVGIIGNGAGLVMSTLDVVAYAGEAHGGVKPANFLDIGGGASAEVMANGLEIILGDPAVKSVFVNVFGGITACDAVANGIVQALELLQSKGEEVTKPLVVRLDGNNAEEGRRILTEANHPLVQQVDTMDGAAERAAELAAAAV; encoded by the coding sequence GTGGACCTGTTCGAGTACCAGGCGAGGGACATCTTCGCCAAGCATGGCGTACCGGTGCTGGCCGGTGAAGTCATCGAGACGCCCGAGGCGGCTCGTGAGGCGGCCGAGCGGCTGGGCGGCCGGGCCGTCGTCAAGGCGCAGGTGAAGACCGGCGGCCGCGGCAAGGCCGGCGGCGTGAAGCTGGCCGCCGACCCGGACGACGCCGTCGTCAAGGCCGGCCAGATCCTGGGCATGGACATCAAGGGCCACACCGTCCACAAGGTGATGCTCGCCCAGACCGCGGACATCGCGGAGGAGTACTACGTCTCCTTCCTGCTGGACCGCACCAACCGCACCTTCCTCGCCATGGCGTCCGTCGAGGGCGGCATGGAGATCGAGGAGGTCGCCGCCACCAAGCCGGAGGCGCTGGCCAAGGTGCCGGTGGACGCGAACGAGGGCGTGACCGAGGCCAAGGCCCGCGAGATCGTCAAGGCCGCCCGGTTCCCCGAGGAGGTCGCCGAGCAGGTCGCGCAGACCCTCGTCACCCTGTGGGACGTCTTCGTCAAGGAGGACGCCACCCTGGTCGAGGTGAACCCGCTGGTCAAGACCGGCGACGGCAAGATCATCGCCCTCGACGGCAAGGTCACCCTGGACGCCAACGCGGACTTCCGCCACGCGGACCACGCCGAGCTGGAGGACAAGGCCGCCGCCGACCCGCTGGAGGCCGCGGCCAAGGCCAAGGACCTCAACTACGTCAAGCTGGACGGCGAGGTCGGCATCATCGGCAACGGCGCCGGCCTGGTCATGTCCACCCTGGACGTGGTCGCCTACGCCGGTGAGGCGCACGGCGGCGTCAAGCCCGCCAACTTCCTCGACATCGGCGGCGGCGCCTCCGCCGAGGTGATGGCCAACGGCCTGGAGATCATCCTCGGCGACCCGGCCGTGAAGTCGGTGTTCGTCAACGTCTTCGGCGGCATCACCGCCTGCGACGCGGTCGCCAACGGCATCGTCCAGGCCCTGGAGCTGCTCCAGAGCAAGGGCGAGGAGGTCACCAAGCCGCTCGTGGTGCGTCTGGACGGCAACAACGCCGAGGAGGGTCGCCGGATCCTCACCGAGGCGAACCACCCGCTGGTGCAGCAGGTGGACACGATGGACGGTGCGGCCGAGCGGGCCGCCGAGCTCGCCGCCGCCGCCGTCTGA
- the sucD gene encoding succinate--CoA ligase subunit alpha, translated as MAIFLTKDSKVIVQGMTGSEGTKHTRRMLAAGTNIVGGVNPRKAGTTVDFDGTAVPVFGSVKEAMEATGADVTVIFVPPKFAKDAAVEAIDAEIPLAVVITEGIPVHDTASFWAHAVARGGKTRVIGPNCPGLITPGQSNAGIIPADITSSGRIGLVSKSGTLTYQLMYELRDIGFSSAVGIGGDPIIGTTHIDCLQAFQDDPDTDVIVMIGEIGGDAEERAAAYIKEHITKPVVGYVAGFTAPEGKTMGHAGAIVSGSSGTAQAKKEALEAAGVKVGKTPSETARLAREIVERLG; from the coding sequence ATGGCAATTTTCCTCACCAAGGACAGCAAGGTCATCGTCCAGGGCATGACCGGCTCCGAGGGCACCAAGCACACCCGCCGGATGCTCGCGGCCGGCACCAACATCGTCGGCGGCGTGAACCCGCGCAAGGCCGGCACCACCGTGGACTTCGACGGCACCGCCGTGCCGGTGTTCGGCTCGGTCAAGGAGGCCATGGAGGCCACCGGCGCCGACGTCACCGTCATCTTCGTCCCCCCGAAGTTCGCCAAGGACGCGGCCGTCGAGGCGATCGACGCCGAGATCCCGCTGGCCGTGGTGATCACCGAGGGCATCCCGGTGCACGACACGGCCTCCTTCTGGGCGCACGCCGTCGCGCGCGGCGGCAAGACCCGGGTGATCGGCCCCAACTGTCCCGGCCTGATCACCCCCGGGCAGTCCAACGCCGGCATCATCCCCGCCGACATCACCAGCTCCGGCCGCATCGGCCTGGTGTCCAAGTCCGGCACGCTGACCTACCAGCTGATGTACGAGCTGCGCGACATCGGCTTCTCCTCCGCGGTCGGCATCGGCGGCGACCCGATCATCGGCACCACGCACATCGACTGCCTCCAGGCGTTCCAGGACGACCCGGACACCGACGTCATCGTGATGATCGGCGAGATCGGCGGCGACGCCGAGGAGCGGGCCGCGGCCTACATCAAGGAGCACATCACCAAGCCGGTCGTCGGCTACGTGGCGGGCTTCACCGCGCCCGAGGGCAAGACGATGGGCCACGCCGGCGCGATCGTCTCCGGCTCCTCCGGCACCGCGCAGGCGAAGAAGGAGGCCCTGGAGGCCGCCGGCGTCAAGGTCGGCAAGACCCCCTCGGAGACCGCCCGCCTCGCCCGCGAGATCGTCGAGCGGCTCGGCTGA